From Triticum urartu cultivar G1812 chromosome 2, Tu2.1, whole genome shotgun sequence, a single genomic window includes:
- the LOC125538179 gene encoding uncharacterized protein LOC125538179 → MAAPALPLANHAAPTATARYLHRNHQLLQPKRQLPPGFLAARPLRQPRRPLSAVPETKEEDAKTAEEITEKYGLEVGLWKIFSSKEEEGGEEGLEGKPRKSRTEQAKELLGKYGGAYLATSITLSLISFTACYLLINAGVDVQQLLGKIGIATDETGGKVGTFALAYAAHKAASPIRFPPTVALTPVVANWIGKITKGGD, encoded by the exons ATGGCCGCACCAGCTCTCCCCCTTGCCAACCACGCCGCGCCCACGGCCACGGCCAGGTACCTCCACCGCAACCACCAGTTGCTGCAGCCCAAGAGGCAGCTCCCGCCCGGCTTCCTCGCCGCTCGGCCTCTCCGGCAGCCGCGCCGGCCGCTCTCCGCCGTGCCGGAAACCAAGGAGGAGGACGCCAAGACGGCCGAGGAGATCACCGAGAAGTACGGCCTCGAGGTCGGCCTCTGGAAG ATATTTAGCtccaaggaggaggaaggaggcgaGGAAGGGTTGGAGGGGAAGCCGAGGAAGTCGAGAACGGAGCAGGCCAAGGAGCTCCTGGGCAAGTACGGCGGAGCGTACCTGGCCACCTCGATCACGCTCTCGCTCATCTCCTTCACCGCCTGCTACCTCCTCATCAACGCCGGCGTCGACGTCCAGCAGCTGCTCGGCAAG ATTGGGATCGCCACGGACGAGACCGGAGGGAAGGTGGGGACATTCGCGCTGGCCTACGCCGCGCATAAGGCGGCGTCGCCGATAAGGTTCCCGCCGACTGTGGCGCTCACGCCGGTGGTGGCCAACTGGATAGGGAAGATCACCAAGGGAGGCGACTGA
- the LOC125538178 gene encoding transcription factor E2FA-like has translation MSGGGRPQAGQQIVQSVQKCVPLAPERPPFAVPAEYHRFPLPPSSSAPAAASRGSAGGDVEEGIVIRMPLKRKAPCGESDAIESTEWMITSPGFTEGVSSPHMTPVSGKAARTYKSKAKGSKDGLQTPISNAGSPGTPLTPGSSRAEHSLGELTKKFISLLKQAEDGILDLNHVAEILVVKKRRIYDITNVLEGIGLLEKKLKNRIRWRGLDDSGANLDNEFSVLETELENLKLQEKALDNRISEMHEKVRELTEEENNQRWLYLTEDDIKGLPCFQNETLIAIKAPHGTTLEVPDPDEAGDYVQRRYTIVIRSTMGSIDLYLVSKFEENMEELVGVTTPPRHANVAEPASTDGFIATEAGQSSRSKDKLPNIQHIHKTPDLNAQNFGGMAKITPEFDVDADYYLLTDGDASSITDMWRTAPEVQWDQFLAEEATAPRTPQQQPAVVSKSTAVGPTCG, from the exons ATGTCGGGAGGTGGCCGGCCGCAGGCCGGGCAGCAGATCGTGCAATCGGTGCAGAAGTGCGTTCCGCTGGCACCGGAGCGTCCGCCCTTCGCCGTCCCCGCCGAATACCACCGGTTCCCCTTGCCGCCGTCCTCCTCCGCCCCGGCAGCAGCGTCCCGGGGCAGCGCTGGCGGCGATGTCGAGGAGGGGATCGTCATCAGGATGCCC CTAAAAAGAAAAGCTCCATGTGGAGAAAGTGATGCCATTGAGTCAACTGAATGGATGATAACCAGCCCTGGGTTTACTGAAGGAGTTAGCAGTCCACATATGACCCCTGTCTCTGGAAAAGCTGCTAGGACATACAAATCAAAGGCTAAAGGCAGCAAAGATGGACTGCAGACCCCTATATCAAATGCTG GTTCACCTGGTACTCCACTCACTCCTGGTTCTTCCCGCGCTGAACATTCATTAG GGGAATTGACTAAAAAGTTCATCAGTTTGCTCAAGCAGGCTGAAGATGGCATTTTAGATTTGAATCATGTTGCAGAGATATTAGTG GTTAAAAAAAGACGCATATACGACATTACAAATGTCCTTGAAGGAATTGGGCTGTTAGAAAAGAAGCTTAAGAACAGAATCCGTTGGAG GGGTTTGGATGACTCAGGAGCTAACTTAGACAATGAATTTTCAGTTTTGGAG ACAGAACTTGAAAATCTTAAACTCCAAGAAAAAGCATTGGATAATCGTATAAG TGAAATGCATGAAAAGGTGAGGGAGTTAACTGAAGAAGAGAACAATCAGAG GTGGCTATACCTTACCGAGGATGACATCAAGGGATTGCCCTGCTTTCAG AATGAAACACTAATCGCGATAAAAGCACCTCATGGCACTACACTGGAAGTACCAGATCCTGATGAG GCTGGTGATTATGTCCAAAGGAGATACACAATCGTAATAAGGAGTACAATGGGTTCCATCGATCTTTACCTGGTTAG TAAATTTGAGGAAAACATGGAAGAGCTGGTTGGTGTCACAACGCCTCCAAGGCATGCAAATGTGGCCGAACCTGCCTCCACAGACGGATTCATAGCTACAGAAGCTGGACAAAGCAGCAGATCAAAGGACAAGTTGCCGAATATTCAGCATATCCACAAAACTCCAGATCTAAATGCTCAAAACTTTGGCGGGATGGCAAAGATAACTCCAGAATTTGAT GTTGATGCTGACTACTACCTTCTCACTGACGGTGATGCCAGCAGCATTACAGATATGTGGAGAACAGCAC CAGAAGTGCAGTGGGATCAGTTCTTAGCTGAAGAGGCAACCGCCCCTCGCACACCCCAGCAACAGCCAGCAGTTGTCAGCAAATCTACAGCTGTAGGCCCAACCTGTGGATAG
- the LOC125538180 gene encoding probable non-specific lipid-transfer protein 2, whose translation MRSLVSVSAAALVLAAVLAAAPRLAGGTDECGATPPEQEALKLMPCIAAGKDPDSQPSDRCCAAVQEIGESSPACLCAVLLSKIVRRVGVKPEVAITIPKRCDLADRPIGYKCGDYTMPSLQLKD comes from the exons ATGAGATCCCTGGTCTCGGTGTCCGCGGCCGCGCTGGTCCTGgccgccgtcctcgccgccgCGCCGCGGCTCGCGGGGGGCACGGACGAGTGCGGCGCCACCCCCCCGGAGCAGGAGGCCCTGAAGCTGATGCCGTGCATAGCGGCGGGGAAGGACCCGGACTCCCAGCCCTCGGACCGCTGCTGCGCGGCGGTGCAGGAGATCGGGGAGAGCAGCCCCGCGTGCCTCTGCGCGGTGCTGCTCTCCAAGATCGTGCGCCGGGTCGGGGTCAAGCCGGAGGTGGCCATCACCATCCCCAAGCGCTGCGACCTGGCCGACCGCCCCATCGGCTACAAGTGCGGCG ACTACACCATGCCCAGCCTGCAGCTGAAGGACTGA